TGATGTCATGATTCGGGAGGACCCGGTAAAAGTATTCGGTGCCGGCATCAAGACCGTCGAGAAGGACGTGATGATGATAACGAACTCCGTCGATTCTCACAGTATCCTCCAAAGCTGCAGTCAATCCGAATGCCACAATCGTGGATTCATAACTTTCCGTGTTCCAGTTGATGAATACCGAATTAGTTGGCGCTGCAGTCGGCGTCAAATAGGGTTTGCTATCGAACGGCTCAAAACCCCAGCCGTAAGAAAGAAATGCATATAATGCAAGTAATAATATTTGTCTCATGAAATCCATTATAGTGATATTTCCAGGAGCGTCAACGGAATCCTTTGCTCGCATTTTGTATGCTGAACTACAATCGCAACGGTGTTACGCTGTTAGTAGTCGGTTAAGTGTTGAGTCAGTCCGGTCTTCAACAGACGATTATCCCGTAGAGTACGACCAGTAGGACGAATGTCGCTATGATCCCAACTCCCACGAAGCGGAAAGGTTTTGGGTACTTCTTCTTCGGGATCAGGCGTCTTACTTTAACTTCCTGTTTTTTCTTTCTGAAATCTAACCCCATTACTTCATGTCTCCTCTTTCAGGAAGGCCCATATTGCCTCGAGCAGGTCCTCCTGTGTTCTTTCGATCTGCTTGCGAGGACACGCGAAATTGTTGAACATGATGGAAAAACAGTAGTACCGTTCATCAATGTTCAGATAACCAGATAGGCATGATACGGCATGCAATGTGCCTGTCTTCGCCCGAAGGAAACCTTTCAATCCATTGAACCGTCCTATCAAGGTGCCTTCTCCAGGACCGGGGAGCAAGTTATAGAAAGTATCGAACAGATCCGAATGGTACATGCGCCGCAATACAAGCGCAATATCGTATGGTGATATGAGGTTATGGCGGGAAAGGCCAGAACCGTCATACCATGCAACAAGACTCGTGTCCACACCGCATCGCCTCAGAAACTCCTTCAAGATTGACACCCCACCCAGAAAACTACCGTCCCGACGGTAGTGTGAACCCAACGTCTTGAGTATCGCCTCCCCAAACAGATTAACGCTCTCCGAATTCAGCTCCTTGATTATCTCTAACATGGGTGGGGACAATACCGAATCAATCACATTGTATGTGGCAACCATTCCGTGACTACTCGCTTCAGTACCCTCTATGCACCTGCCGCTGATACGTATGTTCGACGCAACCAGCCTTTCCTTCAGAAATTCGCCGAAGTACAATGTCGGATTCTTCACCGAGACTTCAATGTCACGCTTGTTCCGGAAACCAATACCGCCGTCAACGTAAATAATGTTCGCCTCGGGCCTTCGGAATATGATAATACTGTCATCACCCATCTTTGTGACCATATTGTTCACCAATTTGACGTACCGCGTGGTTGGCTCGATGGTTACATTTGCGGGCTGTCCTGGTCCTGTCGATTCAATATGGATATTTACCACATTGCGGTTGAGCGAAAGCGCGGAGACTTCGGCTGCATAGCGCGCATCGAGATAGTGCCAGGCCCAACCGACAGGTAATCTCTCATCTGTGAAATATGAATCATCCAGTATGATATTACCCTCTATTTCCGTGATGCCCCGATTCTTTAAAGCATTGACGAATTGTTCGAGATTTTCGAGAGAGAAATTCGGATCGCCGCCGCCGGAGACAAAAACATTGCCCAGCAATTTACTGCCCCGGACGTGGCCGTCTGTGCCGATACGGGTTTTGAACCGAAAATCCTGGCCCAGAAACATAAGGGCAGCTGCACTAGTAACGATCTTTGCGTTGGAAGCCGGCACGAGAAGTTTCTGAGAATTGTTTGCATAGATAACACTATCTCTTTCCAGATCAAGAACGATCATTCCTACATGAGCATGATCTAACCATTGTTGATTCAGAATGCTATCGAAAGCAAGCGACGAAAGTAGAATAAGTAGCATGCTAGCCATGAATATGCGATATCAATACCATTTCCGCATAAGTGTCATCATCAAACACTATTTGGATTATTCGTTGCATTATTTTTTTGCCGTGTCTGATTGTGGCGTGAAAAGACCGGCTTTCTTTACTTTGCAGGCACAACGTTTCAGATTCAAATTTGTGCCGCATTCCGGACATAATCCGAGACAAGCCTCCCTGCATACAGGAGTAATCGGTTGCGAAAGCAAAATCGCCTCTCTGATGCCCACACTCAAATCGATATGCGGTCCTCGATAATATACCCTATCTGCGTCATGTGGGGTCAGTTCAACATTCTCTATGTGCACGTAGGGATCATCGCCTTCAACGTAATCAAGATGCAGTGTAAAATCGAAATCGTTAGAGAATCCAGTTAAACAGCGCATACATACGTACTCTCCATGAAAGACAACGTGAAAATCTGCGTTGATGCCAATCGCGGATTTTTGCAGCGTTACTGTAGCCTGAATGTTGCTGATGTTCATCGACCGGTTGCCCTTGATGTCGAGCTCCTCAGGGTCGAGGTCATGTAATTCATAGAAACTCTCTCGGTCGAGGTCTTTTGTTTTAATGAGGAATTTTGATCTGTCTATGTCTTCAACTCCTTTTTACGGGCTGCTGGGAACAGAACGTTATTAAGTATCAACCGGTACCCGGGTGAATTTCTATGCAAGCCGAGATCGGTCGGTGGATCTCCTACAAAGTGTTGATAGTCCTCGGGATCATGACCGGCTAAATATGTGAAAGTGCCTTTTCCGTAGTCACCGTGCAGATATTTGACTTCCTCCGTGCCAACAACTTCGCCAAGGTTCAGCACGGCGACCTTTATTGTGCTCCTCCTGAATCCCGAGCACTGACCCAGGAACTCTTTGACGAGCGCAGTATGGTTCTGCACCAGCATACTCGGCACTGGATCGAACTTTGCGGAAAATTCGAATAAGGATACGTAAGTATTGGGTCCTCTACGGCTCGATTCCTGCATTACATCGATCGTCGAGTGCTCATAAACCAACGGGTCGAGCACAACCTGAAATTTCTCGAAAGCCAGGCAAAGAGAAAAATCGAGCTTCTTATTAGCCTGTTGATCGAATGGATCACCATCATAAATACCGTGACATATATCCGTTTCTGCTGCGGCCAACGCTATCTCGTAAGTGTCGCAAGCCGAGCACATGGAGAAAACAAAACCACCCTCTGATATATATGCTTTAATGGCGAGCGCTACGGCAAGTTTCATCCTGGAGACTTTGGCAAATCCAAGACGGTGACATATTTCTTCGTTCATGCGTACCTCAGCCTGGTACCATTCGGTCTGACGCTGGCTGCCATAGAACTTACCGTACTGGCCGGTAAAATCCTCATGATGCAAGTGAAGCCAATCATACTTCGGGAGCACTCCATTGAGAACATCATCATCCCACACTTGTTCATAAGGTATTCCCGCGTATTCCAGAGCCAGTGTAACCGCATCGTCCCATGGCTCGAAGTTTTCGGGTATATAAACGGCTATCCTGGGCGCCTTTTCCAGAAGCACGGTCTCCATGTTATTTTCTTCGATGGTCTGATAGATCTCCAGCACATCAGATGCCGACACATGCTCCCAACGTACACTGTTGACCGCACAATCTTTTTCTATGTTCCTGTCGTATTCCATCATGAATGAACCGCCCCTGAAATTAAGCAACCATTCAACATCAAGCCCTTTGCTTATGGCGCGGTAGGCAACTCCATATGCACGTAAATGGTCGGATTGCGATAGATCCATTGGAACCAGCAATTTGTCTGCCTGGAGCGCAGCAAAGATTGTGAATAGTAGAAGACCCCTAAGCATGAACAACTTACTCCTCGTTCTCCTTTATTATAGTCATGATTTCCTTTGGATCCTTGGCATTCCGAAGCATCTCCCTCACCGGATGCTTGCGCAGCAATCTTGAAAGTTTCGCCAAGGCCATGATGTACTCTGATTTCTGGCTCTCAGGCGAAGCAATAAGGAAGATAATATAGGAAGGCTTGCCATCGATAGAGGAAAAATCTATTCCTTTGGGCGACCTGGCAAAGGCTAGAAGCAGATCCTTGACCGCATTCGTTCTTGCATGGGGTATCGCAATACCATCACCTATACCCGTAGATTCGAGGTTTTCCCTTTTTGCCAATGCCTTTATGAATTCCTTACCGTCACTCACCAGCTTACTTTTCACCATATGCGCCACCAATTCATCTATGGCAGCAAGCTTTTCTTTGGCCTTTATCTCCATCATTATTGCCTCTGGTTTGAGATACTCAGAGATTTTTAGTTGCATCAAACCTCCTCTGATTCAATTGCGTTCACCAACACTAAGTAGAGAAACGTGACGCAAAATATCCTAATCATCATAACCCAATCACCGGTATCGTAGATGATACGAATATCTTCTTCGATTCATCTTTCCGCTTGATCAGCAATGCATCAATCTGATAAGTATCAACGTATCGCTTAGTTATGTCAAGCAGACTTCCCTCTTCAAGATGCAATGAAGTCCACACCCCGTTTTCGACCGCCTCATCTTCCACCAGGTACAGTAATTGCCATCCATTCTCTTCGGTCTTGTCGTAAACGACCTTGACCTTTTGATGAGTTAGACTCGCCAGCCGGGATATTCTGTTGGGTTCGATTACGAATAATACGAATAATTTACCGCTCAGATTTTTACACAACTGAACAGCTGCTGATAGAATCGTCTGATCCGTAT
This portion of the candidate division WOR-3 bacterium genome encodes:
- the dacB gene encoding D-alanyl-D-alanine carboxypeptidase/D-alanyl-D-alanine-endopeptidase; translation: MASMLLILLSSLAFDSILNQQWLDHAHVGMIVLDLERDSVIYANNSQKLLVPASNAKIVTSAAALMFLGQDFRFKTRIGTDGHVRGSKLLGNVFVSGGGDPNFSLENLEQFVNALKNRGITEIEGNIILDDSYFTDERLPVGWAWHYLDARYAAEVSALSLNRNVVNIHIESTGPGQPANVTIEPTTRYVKLVNNMVTKMGDDSIIIFRRPEANIIYVDGGIGFRNKRDIEVSVKNPTLYFGEFLKERLVASNIRISGRCIEGTEASSHGMVATYNVIDSVLSPPMLEIIKELNSESVNLFGEAILKTLGSHYRRDGSFLGGVSILKEFLRRCGVDTSLVAWYDGSGLSRHNLISPYDIALVLRRMYHSDLFDTFYNLLPGPGEGTLIGRFNGLKGFLRAKTGTLHAVSCLSGYLNIDERYYCFSIMFNNFACPRKQIERTQEDLLEAIWAFLKEET
- a CDS encoding DUF177 domain-containing protein, which produces MNISNIQATVTLQKSAIGINADFHVVFHGEYVCMRCLTGFSNDFDFTLHLDYVEGDDPYVHIENVELTPHDADRVYYRGPHIDLSVGIREAILLSQPITPVCREACLGLCPECGTNLNLKRCACKVKKAGLFTPQSDTAKK
- a CDS encoding asparagine synthetase B, which codes for MLRGLLLFTIFAALQADKLLVPMDLSQSDHLRAYGVAYRAISKGLDVEWLLNFRGGSFMMEYDRNIEKDCAVNSVRWEHVSASDVLEIYQTIEENNMETVLLEKAPRIAVYIPENFEPWDDAVTLALEYAGIPYEQVWDDDVLNGVLPKYDWLHLHHEDFTGQYGKFYGSQRQTEWYQAEVRMNEEICHRLGFAKVSRMKLAVALAIKAYISEGGFVFSMCSACDTYEIALAAAETDICHGIYDGDPFDQQANKKLDFSLCLAFEKFQVVLDPLVYEHSTIDVMQESSRRGPNTYVSLFEFSAKFDPVPSMLVQNHTALVKEFLGQCSGFRRSTIKVAVLNLGEVVGTEEVKYLHGDYGKGTFTYLAGHDPEDYQHFVGDPPTDLGLHRNSPGYRLILNNVLFPAARKKELKT
- a CDS encoding PTS sugar transporter subunit IIA — its product is MQLKISEYLKPEAIMMEIKAKEKLAAIDELVAHMVKSKLVSDGKEFIKALAKRENLESTGIGDGIAIPHARTNAVKDLLLAFARSPKGIDFSSIDGKPSYIIFLIASPESQKSEYIMALAKLSRLLRKHPVREMLRNAKDPKEIMTIIKENEE